A window from Halomicrobium urmianum encodes these proteins:
- a CDS encoding vWA domain-containing protein, with amino-acid sequence MRSALATVCVALLTITAGCSGAGGGAGLTGGDAASSGRSASLGASVGGAQDATAFRRNVEEGYVPRPSAMTYEGLYHDYYFDTGESDCDRRFCPSYSQGVVEDPLSNETEHYLTVGLDSGISAEGFDHEPMDVVVVLDTSGSMDSGFSEYHYDGDESAADRRKITAATDAVASMTDELNGADRLGVVTYDDSAGRVQGLARVDELERSGVDQRLRDVRAGGGTNLDAGMRTAHAMLDERANESRPARVVYVTDAMPNLGDTDGRSLEDRLQERAGEGIHTTFVGAGVDFNADLTESIATVRGANYYSVKSPTAFDERMTEGFDYMVTPLAYNLSLQVESDGADVEAVYGSPNDPETGELLHVNTLFPSRTSENGTEGGVMLVELNRTAPDATVTLTASYEDPDGEVHETTREVDLTDREAPHYESPGVRKAVALTDYAYLLRSWAAHERGGVAVEADDAIERRGLGQWEQQSVDLRVTAPYDERLPRFAEHFRAEASALSGDFEDDLAVLDRLLREADDEGEDAATTEAGGTETPAATDAERTATSTAG; translated from the coding sequence ATGCGATCCGCGCTCGCGACTGTCTGCGTGGCACTGCTCACGATAACGGCGGGCTGTTCCGGGGCCGGCGGCGGCGCCGGCCTCACCGGCGGCGACGCCGCGTCGTCCGGCAGGAGCGCCTCGCTGGGCGCCTCCGTCGGCGGCGCGCAGGACGCGACCGCCTTCCGGCGCAACGTCGAGGAGGGGTACGTCCCGCGACCGTCGGCGATGACCTACGAGGGGCTGTACCACGACTACTACTTCGACACCGGCGAGAGCGACTGCGACCGGCGGTTCTGCCCGTCCTACAGCCAGGGCGTGGTCGAGGACCCGCTCTCGAACGAGACGGAACACTACCTGACCGTGGGGCTCGACTCCGGGATCTCGGCGGAGGGCTTCGACCACGAGCCCATGGACGTGGTCGTCGTGCTGGACACCTCCGGATCGATGGATAGCGGGTTCTCCGAGTACCACTACGACGGTGACGAGTCCGCCGCGGACCGGCGGAAGATCACCGCGGCGACCGACGCCGTCGCCAGCATGACCGACGAGCTCAACGGCGCGGACCGACTCGGCGTCGTCACCTACGACGACTCGGCCGGCCGGGTGCAGGGGCTCGCGCGGGTCGACGAACTGGAGCGCTCGGGCGTCGACCAGCGACTGCGGGACGTCCGCGCCGGCGGGGGCACGAACCTCGACGCCGGGATGCGGACCGCCCACGCGATGCTCGACGAGCGGGCCAACGAGTCCCGCCCGGCGCGGGTCGTCTACGTGACCGACGCGATGCCGAACCTCGGCGACACGGACGGACGGAGCCTCGAAGACCGCCTGCAGGAGCGCGCCGGCGAGGGGATTCACACCACCTTCGTCGGCGCCGGCGTCGACTTCAACGCCGACCTGACCGAATCCATCGCGACGGTGCGGGGCGCGAACTACTACTCGGTGAAGTCGCCGACGGCCTTCGACGAGCGGATGACCGAGGGCTTCGACTACATGGTGACCCCGCTCGCGTACAACCTGAGCCTGCAGGTGGAGAGCGACGGCGCCGACGTCGAGGCCGTCTACGGGTCGCCCAACGACCCCGAGACCGGAGAACTGCTGCACGTGAACACGCTCTTTCCCTCGCGGACCAGCGAGAACGGCACCGAGGGCGGCGTCATGCTCGTGGAGCTGAACCGCACGGCGCCCGACGCGACGGTGACGCTGACGGCCAGCTACGAGGACCCCGACGGCGAGGTCCACGAGACGACCCGCGAGGTCGACCTGACCGACCGGGAGGCACCGCACTACGAGAGCCCCGGCGTCCGGAAGGCCGTCGCGCTGACCGACTACGCCTACCTGCTGCGGTCATGGGCCGCCCACGAGCGGGGCGGCGTGGCGGTCGAGGCCGACGACGCTATCGAGCGCCGCGGACTCGGCCAGTGGGAGCAGCAGTCGGTCGACCTCCGGGTGACGGCGCCGTACGACGAGCGACTCCCGCGGTTCGCCGAGCACTTCCGCGCGGAGGCCTCGGCGCTCTCCGGCGACTTCGAGGACGACCTGGCCGTCCTCGACCGGCTGCTCCGGGAGGCCGACGACGAGGGGGAAGACGCGGCGACGACCGAGGCCGGGGGAACGGAGACGCCGGCCGCGACGGACGCCGAGCGGACGGCCACGTCGACTGCGGGCTGA
- a CDS encoding iron transporter → MSTDPLQPSEEADERQLELAREAGDAFTAAVEYMIEEVAHTGDTREVGDCLVGFAQEEAEGMYHVEDGELNWREPGDDENCHVEVVVASSADGRFLPGMNPQVTFEGDEETVGPVDVPLVWHPGLYHYGVNVSLPGDGTYDLHVEADAPGFPRHDEENGDRFTEPIDETFEDVDVETGQD, encoded by the coding sequence ATGTCCACCGATCCGCTCCAGCCCAGCGAGGAGGCCGACGAGCGCCAGCTCGAACTCGCCCGCGAGGCCGGCGACGCGTTCACGGCGGCCGTCGAGTACATGATCGAGGAGGTCGCTCACACCGGCGACACCCGCGAAGTCGGCGACTGCCTCGTCGGGTTCGCCCAGGAGGAGGCCGAGGGGATGTACCACGTGGAGGACGGCGAGCTGAACTGGCGGGAACCCGGCGACGACGAGAACTGCCACGTCGAGGTCGTCGTCGCGAGCTCGGCGGACGGCCGGTTCCTCCCGGGAATGAACCCGCAGGTCACCTTCGAGGGCGACGAGGAGACGGTCGGTCCCGTCGACGTGCCACTCGTCTGGCACCCCGGCCTGTACCACTACGGCGTGAACGTCTCGCTGCCCGGCGACGGGACATACGACCTGCACGTCGAGGCCGACGCGCCCGGCTTCCCGCGCCACGACGAGGAGAACGGCGACCGGTTCACCGAGCCCATCGACGAGACCTTCGAGGACGTCGACGTCGAGACGGGGCAGGACTGA
- a CDS encoding serine/threonine-protein kinase RIO2 → MVQNVAAEMADLEDEDFYLLSGVEQGMRFSEYVAREKLPEFSRLTAEDVDYRLDRCQDRGLLERKTIQYEGYKLTFEGYDALALHTLAERETIESVGAPLGVGKESDVYEVASYKPMALKFHREGYTNFREVNREREYTADRDHVSWQYTARKAAEREYEALETLYPSVSVPQPIDANRHAIVMEKIDGVELSRTALEDEQVVPVLELILDEMATAYAEGFVHADMSEYNVFVASDGVTVFDWPQAVPVDHENADELLDRDVENLLGYFRRKYPGQVGDVDDDRVAEELRAGDFDGLV, encoded by the coding sequence ATGGTCCAGAACGTCGCCGCCGAGATGGCGGACCTGGAGGACGAGGACTTCTACCTCCTCTCCGGGGTCGAGCAGGGGATGCGGTTCTCGGAGTACGTGGCCAGGGAGAAGCTCCCGGAGTTCTCCCGGCTGACCGCGGAGGACGTCGACTACCGGCTGGACCGCTGTCAGGACCGCGGCCTGCTCGAACGGAAGACGATCCAGTACGAGGGGTACAAGCTCACCTTCGAGGGCTACGACGCGCTGGCGCTGCACACCCTCGCCGAGCGCGAGACCATCGAGAGCGTGGGCGCGCCCCTGGGGGTGGGCAAGGAGAGCGACGTCTACGAGGTGGCCTCCTACAAGCCGATGGCCCTGAAGTTCCACCGCGAGGGATACACCAACTTCCGGGAAGTCAACCGCGAGCGGGAGTACACCGCCGACAGGGACCACGTCTCCTGGCAGTACACCGCCCGCAAGGCCGCCGAGCGCGAGTACGAGGCCCTGGAGACGCTGTACCCGTCGGTTAGCGTCCCCCAGCCGATCGACGCCAACCGCCACGCCATCGTCATGGAGAAGATCGACGGCGTCGAGCTCTCCCGGACGGCCCTGGAAGACGAGCAGGTCGTTCCGGTCCTGGAGTTGATCCTCGACGAGATGGCCACGGCCTACGCCGAGGGGTTCGTGCACGCGGACATGAGCGAGTACAACGTCTTCGTCGCCAGCGACGGCGTGACGGTGTTCGACTGGCCACAGGCCGTCCCCGTCGACCACGAGAACGCGGACGAACTCCTCGACCGGGACGTGGAGAACCTGCTGGGTTACTTCCGCCGGAAGTACCCCGGACAGGTGGGCGACGTCGACGACGATCGGGTCGCCGAGGAACTCCGGGCCGGCGACTTCGACGGCCTCGTCTGA
- a CDS encoding acyl-CoA thioesterase, which yields MTFETTVDVRFTDVDTYGHVNNAVYATYMEEARIAYLEAVLGDEAADLLSPAADGTGLVMAGLELDFERPLRTVDAVTVTVETTALGRSSVTIEYELRDEAVVATGETTLVAYDRAAAESRPLPDRWREAIVEFEGLDAE from the coding sequence ATGACCTTCGAGACGACCGTCGACGTCCGGTTCACCGACGTGGACACCTACGGGCACGTCAACAACGCCGTCTACGCCACGTACATGGAGGAGGCCCGTATCGCGTACCTCGAGGCGGTGCTGGGCGACGAGGCGGCGGACCTGCTGTCGCCGGCCGCCGACGGTACCGGGCTGGTCATGGCCGGACTCGAACTGGACTTCGAGCGCCCGCTGCGGACCGTCGACGCGGTGACGGTCACCGTGGAGACGACGGCGCTGGGTCGGTCGAGCGTGACGATCGAGTACGAACTGCGCGACGAGGCGGTAGTCGCGACGGGCGAGACCACGCTGGTCGCCTACGACCGGGCCGCCGCCGAGTCCCGACCGCTGCCCGATCGGTGGCGCGAGGCCATCGTCGAGTTCGAGGGGCTCGACGCGGAGTAG
- the msrA gene encoding peptide-methionine (S)-S-oxide reductase MsrA, with amino-acid sequence MTETATVAGGCFWCTEAVFEEIEGVESVTSGYAGGHVEDPSYEAVCSGETGHAECVRVEYDPDVLDYEDVLTVHFATHNPTTRDREGPDVGSQYRSAVFYHDETQRETVEAFVDDLESEYDDPIVTEIEPLETFYPAEDYHQNYYEENPDQAYCTVNVAPKVSKVRDRFRELVA; translated from the coding sequence ATGACCGAGACAGCCACCGTCGCGGGCGGGTGCTTCTGGTGTACCGAGGCCGTGTTTGAGGAGATCGAGGGCGTCGAGTCCGTCACATCGGGCTACGCGGGCGGCCACGTCGAGGACCCCAGCTACGAGGCGGTCTGCTCCGGCGAGACGGGCCACGCCGAGTGCGTCCGGGTGGAGTACGACCCCGACGTACTGGACTACGAGGACGTCCTGACCGTCCACTTCGCGACGCACAACCCCACGACGAGAGACCGCGAAGGCCCCGACGTGGGCAGCCAGTACCGCTCGGCCGTCTTCTACCACGACGAGACCCAGCGCGAGACGGTCGAGGCGTTCGTCGACGACCTCGAATCGGAGTACGACGACCCCATCGTCACAGAGATCGAGCCGCTGGAGACGTTCTACCCCGCCGAGGACTACCACCAGAACTACTACGAGGAGAACCCCGACCAGGCGTACTGCACGGTCAACGTCGCGCCGAAGGTCTCGAAGGTCCGGGATCGGTTCCGGGAGCTGGTCGCGTAA